In Populus alba chromosome 9, ASM523922v2, whole genome shotgun sequence, a genomic segment contains:
- the LOC118059144 gene encoding TIP41-like protein isoform X2 encodes MDVEVDDKDLKAAGAEILTDGRHGLRIHGWEIVSCNGAILNSSSLITWEDKLKTSHLPEMVFGESCLELKHATSGTKIHFNAFDALTGWKQEALPPVEVPAAALWKFRSKPFQQVILDYDYTFTTPYCGSETMELDIEKKDSGGILEASCSPCWEDCEEQIDVVALASKEPILFYDEVVLYEDELADNGVSLLTVKVLRVDGVLMRLRDTRMHCAFSESANPIVLRESCWREATFEALAAKGYPTDSASYSDPSIISQRLPVIVHKTQKLKVHCNF; translated from the exons ATGGACGTGGAAGTCGATGACAAAGACCTAAAAGCCGCTGGCGCCGAGATTTTAACCGATGGCCGTCATGGACTCCGCATCCATGGCTGGGAAATCGTATCTTGCAACGGCGCCATCCTCAACTCCTCCTCTCTGATCAC ATGGGAAGACAAGCTAAAAACTTCTCATTTACCAGAGATGGTTTTTGGAGAAAGTTGTTTAGAACTTAAACATGCGACTAGTGGTACCAAAATTCATTTCAATGCGTTTGATGCCCTAACTGGCTGGAAACAAGAGGCTTTACCTCCGGTCGAAGTCCCTGCTGCTGCGCTATGGAAATTTAGAAG CAAACCATTCCAGCAGGTGATATTGGATTATGATTATACATTCACGACGCCTTATTGTGGTAGTGAAACAATGGAATTGGATATAGAGAAG AAAGACAGCGGGGGAATTTTGGAGGCTAGCTGCAGCCCCTGTTGGGAAGACTGTGAAGAGCAAATTGATGTGGTTGCACTTGCATCAAAAGAGCCTATTCTTTTCTATGATGAG GTAGTCTTGTATGAAGATGAACTGGCTGATAATGGGGTGTCGCTTTTAACTGTAAAAGTG CTTAGAGTTGATGGAGTGCTAATGAGATTAAGGGACACTCGTATGCATTGTGCTTTTAGTGAAAGTGCAAATCCTATTGTTCTTCGAGAAAGCTGCTGGAGAGAAGCCACCTTTGAAGCTCTGGCTGCT AAAGGATATCCTACAGATTCTGCTTCATATAGTGATCCAAGCATCATCAGCCAAAGGCTTCCTGTCATCGTACACAAGACTCAAAAGCTTAAGGTCCACTGTAATTTCTGA
- the LOC118059144 gene encoding TIP41-like protein isoform X1, protein MDVEVDDKDLKAAGAEILTDGRHGLRIHGWEIVSCNGAILNSSSLITWEDKLKTSHLPEMVFGESCLELKHATSGTKIHFNAFDALTGWKQEALPPVEVPAAALWKFRSKPFQQVILDYDYTFTTPYCGSETMELDIEKKDSGGILEASCSPCWEDCEEQIDVVALASKEPILFYDEVVLYEDELADNGVSLLTVKVRVMPSCWFLLLQFWLRVDGVLMRLRDTRMHCAFSESANPIVLRESCWREATFEALAAKGYPTDSASYSDPSIISQRLPVIVHKTQKLKVHCNF, encoded by the exons ATGGACGTGGAAGTCGATGACAAAGACCTAAAAGCCGCTGGCGCCGAGATTTTAACCGATGGCCGTCATGGACTCCGCATCCATGGCTGGGAAATCGTATCTTGCAACGGCGCCATCCTCAACTCCTCCTCTCTGATCAC ATGGGAAGACAAGCTAAAAACTTCTCATTTACCAGAGATGGTTTTTGGAGAAAGTTGTTTAGAACTTAAACATGCGACTAGTGGTACCAAAATTCATTTCAATGCGTTTGATGCCCTAACTGGCTGGAAACAAGAGGCTTTACCTCCGGTCGAAGTCCCTGCTGCTGCGCTATGGAAATTTAGAAG CAAACCATTCCAGCAGGTGATATTGGATTATGATTATACATTCACGACGCCTTATTGTGGTAGTGAAACAATGGAATTGGATATAGAGAAG AAAGACAGCGGGGGAATTTTGGAGGCTAGCTGCAGCCCCTGTTGGGAAGACTGTGAAGAGCAAATTGATGTGGTTGCACTTGCATCAAAAGAGCCTATTCTTTTCTATGATGAG GTAGTCTTGTATGAAGATGAACTGGCTGATAATGGGGTGTCGCTTTTAACTGTAAAAGTG AGAGTCATGCCAAGTTGCTGGTTTCTTCTTTTGCAATTCTGG CTTAGAGTTGATGGAGTGCTAATGAGATTAAGGGACACTCGTATGCATTGTGCTTTTAGTGAAAGTGCAAATCCTATTGTTCTTCGAGAAAGCTGCTGGAGAGAAGCCACCTTTGAAGCTCTGGCTGCT AAAGGATATCCTACAGATTCTGCTTCATATAGTGATCCAAGCATCATCAGCCAAAGGCTTCCTGTCATCGTACACAAGACTCAAAAGCTTAAGGTCCACTGTAATTTCTGA
- the LOC118059144 gene encoding TIP41-like protein isoform X3, whose amino-acid sequence MDVEVDDKDLKAAGAEILTDGRHGLRIHGWEIVSCNGAILNSSSLITWEDKLKTSHLPEMVFGESCLELKHATSGTKIHFNAFDALTGWKQEALPPVEVPAAALWKFRSKPFQQVILDYDYTFTTPYCGSETMELDIEKKDSGGILEASCSPCWEDCEEQIDVVALASKEPILFYDEVVLYEDELADNGVSLLTVKVKGYPTDSASYSDPSIISQRLPVIVHKTQKLKVHCNF is encoded by the exons ATGGACGTGGAAGTCGATGACAAAGACCTAAAAGCCGCTGGCGCCGAGATTTTAACCGATGGCCGTCATGGACTCCGCATCCATGGCTGGGAAATCGTATCTTGCAACGGCGCCATCCTCAACTCCTCCTCTCTGATCAC ATGGGAAGACAAGCTAAAAACTTCTCATTTACCAGAGATGGTTTTTGGAGAAAGTTGTTTAGAACTTAAACATGCGACTAGTGGTACCAAAATTCATTTCAATGCGTTTGATGCCCTAACTGGCTGGAAACAAGAGGCTTTACCTCCGGTCGAAGTCCCTGCTGCTGCGCTATGGAAATTTAGAAG CAAACCATTCCAGCAGGTGATATTGGATTATGATTATACATTCACGACGCCTTATTGTGGTAGTGAAACAATGGAATTGGATATAGAGAAG AAAGACAGCGGGGGAATTTTGGAGGCTAGCTGCAGCCCCTGTTGGGAAGACTGTGAAGAGCAAATTGATGTGGTTGCACTTGCATCAAAAGAGCCTATTCTTTTCTATGATGAG GTAGTCTTGTATGAAGATGAACTGGCTGATAATGGGGTGTCGCTTTTAACTGTAAAAGTG AAAGGATATCCTACAGATTCTGCTTCATATAGTGATCCAAGCATCATCAGCCAAAGGCTTCCTGTCATCGTACACAAGACTCAAAAGCTTAAGGTCCACTGTAATTTCTGA